A genomic stretch from Terriglobales bacterium includes:
- a CDS encoding L,D-transpeptidase family protein, protein MADRIVVLKSERTLTLMHEGKPFKTYKVALGGEPIGPKTQQGDHKTPEGTYTIDGRNLHSQFHKGLHVSYPSAQDVTQARKRGVSPGGAIMIHGLPNGMGWVGSAHLAHDWTDGCIAVTDEEIDEIWKLVPNGTPVEIKP, encoded by the coding sequence ATGGCCGACCGCATCGTAGTCCTCAAGAGCGAGCGCACGCTCACGCTGATGCACGAGGGCAAGCCCTTCAAGACCTACAAGGTCGCTCTGGGAGGCGAGCCTATCGGCCCCAAAACCCAGCAAGGCGACCACAAGACCCCGGAGGGTACGTACACGATTGACGGCCGCAACCTGCATAGCCAGTTTCATAAAGGGTTGCATGTCTCTTATCCCAGCGCACAGGATGTGACCCAGGCGCGCAAGCGTGGCGTCTCTCCCGGCGGCGCCATCATGATTCATGGATTGCCCAACGGCATGGGCTGGGTGGGCAGCGCTCATCTAGCGCACGATTGGACTGACGGTTGCATCGCTGTCACCGACGAAGAAATTGATGAGATTTGGAAGCTGGTGCCGAACGGAACGCCGGTGGAAATAAAGCCGTGA